Genomic DNA from Nicotiana tabacum cultivar K326 chromosome 21, ASM71507v2, whole genome shotgun sequence:
GAAAGGAGTTTTCTTCCTTTCTATATAAAAAAAGAGGAGGCAGAACAATCAGAAATAGAGGAGAGGCGTTTTAGACAGTTTTCAGCCATCAAAAACATCCCTAAAAATCGATCTCCCTTTAGTTTTCAGCAACATAAAGAATCAGAAAAGGAGATAGAATAGGGACATCATTTGAGACTTAAAAGAGTTTGTTTTTAAAAGAGTTGACATCCAAAACAACAGAGAGACTCTTCAATTGAATTTTTCTATTCAGTTTCGAGTTTAGTAGTTGAAGTTGACATTCCAGTTTGATTTCAATTTTCTGGAACTTCTTCCGAGATCTATTGGTCCAGTTTTGGTATAATTCAAAGTTCAGTTGAGTCTTTTGggtgttgatttttgcttttggGTTTACAAATCATTTCGGGTTTTGTTGGAGTGTTGTTTCTGGTTTGgaattggtattgttgttggTTCGTTACTACTGTTGTTGCTACTGCCATTtctttgctgctgctgattttttctactttctccttcttcttgttgtttcaacatccaggtacacattcgaatTTCACACTGATGTAGCAGTAACAATGAGTATGAAATGAAAGAAGCGAAGAATTTTTAATCGCTGGGTTTTGTAACTATAAGTCTTATAAAGTCTTAATAGATTGTATGATTCTTTAAGGTTGTAAGTCAACGGAAAATGCATGAGGTCATGTActtaattgaaacttagtttgtTTAATACTGTGATATGTAGTTTGTTTAGTAGTATACATGATATAGCTATGTAATTAGTGGAATGTACAAGTAGTTAGTATATTGATAATTAGACTTCATCTCCAATCATGTTTTGTACATATAGGGCGGGTGGCTTTTAACCTTGCCGAATGCAACGTAGCTTTAATCTTTTGAGTTTTTAACTTTATCGGACtccattaggcagtttataggacaagGTTCGAATTCCATTAGTAGCATCTTCTAGTAATTAATTCCATTAGTCTCGTTTAAATGAGTTAGTTTAAATTCAACTTGAAGAATGTTTAGCGTGAGTTTAgcattttattaatcttgtatgcAATTTTCTTTATCAACTTAAAAGCATGTTAGCTAATgaaataaggcatgaaataattcCCCGCCTCATAAATAATTAATCTGATAATTAATAAGAGGCCGGAGCTGGTCAAGCATGTTAATTTAATTAGCgtatattttccttcatttttagagacaaacataatagaaaaaatatagtcGCTGTAGGTTTACCCTttcaaaaaatgagacgagcctcgccgaataaaaaatgcaaattgcggggccctcaataattggccgtaataaaatacttagaattcgggatggattgtttagtgaatttcactgccttccccaaagataataacgcgctagactctttaggcgcgattttaatcaaaataccttcttaaattcgggtgcgcatctatgtgacccaaattcaaaatctcaacggagtcggaatgtattaacaaccacgggtgcattgattgtgacttggttcgagatgcgttttcacgacgttgcaattctttaaaaaaaataataataaaagcattttaaacttaataaaagcacataagtcataacatgtatttaaattagatatttagccattataacaatttaagcgaccgtgcaagaaccacgggattcgagggtgcctaacaccttccctcgggtcaacagaattccttacttagaatttctagttcgcagacttcatttggaaagtcgaaaatatcctcgatttgggattcaagataaaccggtgacttgggacaccaaaagccaaacctttcccaagtggcgactctgaattaaataaataatctcatttcgaatattgtcacttaaattggaaaaactctctcgcgcattttaccctccggggcgggcgcgcaaaaaggaggtgtgacagggacGACTAAGGCAGACATAGTGTGAAAGAGCGTCAGACCAAGTACATACCAAAGGTCCCATAACGATATATAGTAGGGGAAAACCTTCAGTAAAAGGGGCGCGGTTTTTCACTTCTATTTCTCTTCCTAGTTCTCTCTTCTGTAATCTTGATAACGAAAAGAAGAACGAAGTATTCTCCAAGAAAATATGTAAAATGGTATCCTCCATTGATTAATGGGAGCCATAACGAAAATTTCAATAAGATTGGTTACCTTTATCTCATCTCATGTATTATTTTTCCGATTAGTTTATTGATCTAGAGTTTATTATGGTTGAGTGAGATTTACCCCTTCAtattttttaattgatttattcaaaaagattccaatatcttttgagtcaaataagtACCTCTCATTAGCACGGGTAGCGAATAACTCTAATCACTTGAGACAGAGCCTATGTTATCCTCTTCTCCAacagtatttttatttttggcattctTAATGGGATAAGATGCCTCCATAGCAATTCCACACTTGCCAGAATTTGTGTCTTTTACATTACGCTCCATTTTGATGTAGCCATCTTCTCCCCAATTGGTGTCCCATGAGTTCCTCACAATCCAATAGTCTACTCCTTTTTCCCTGTCATAGCCAACTACCACCACACCATGGTCCAATTCTGTTCCGCATTACCCGCTAAATATGCCTTGATGTCCGAAATATATACCAAAATTTTAAGGGGCATTTacatctatacccgttttttgagccacgttttaacttgtacccgctttacaaaaaatattgcaaaCGTACCctctttttcgcataacttcagcagaCGGGGCTGAAGTaacaaaggcaatcacgcaaaacttcagcattctagtagccgggcctgaagttcagctctagagctgaagttgttTTTTGTAACTGTCGgacttcagctctaaagctgaagtttttgtttgtaactggcgaacttaagctctagaactgaagtttttgtttgtaagcttcagctctagagctgaagtttttgttttgtaactgtcaaacttcagctctagagctgaagtttttgtttgtaactggctttttgtttgtaagcttcagctctagagctgaagtttttgttttgtaactgtcgaacttcagctctagagctgaagtttttgttttgtaactgtcaaacttcagctctagagctgaagtttttgtttgtagctggcgaacttcagctctagagctgaagttttagtttttataactggcaaacttcagctctagagctgaagtttttgttttgtaactgtcgaacttcagctctagagctgaagttatttGGAAGCTAGCTTGAGAATAGGATCTGCTCAAATAAGCTGGGGATCCATCCATCAAACAACCTGTTAGTTTGTTAAAAATCTTTGGGGTAAAATCTCAGCACTGGGCTCAAGAATTTTTATGTGCTAgcatactcaatttagctttacaAGAAACAACTTTCACCTTAATAATATTTATCAAAACAACcccaaaaaaaagaagtaaataaatacAAATTAATCATCCCTGATTGCGAGAACAAATAATGAGCTTCGTAATACGATTAAAATGCAAAGATGTCGTCACTTAACAATGGTATCTTGATAGTTTTCACTCACAAAAAGAACTatggaaaataatttcttttttaatcATATAAAGGTACAAAAGAAAGTTTTAACTTCTATGCACCAacagtttaaaagaaattttacctAAAAAATAATCTGCACCAACagcagaagaagaaagaagaagaaaaggaaggagGAGaatgaggaggagaaagggggctgaagttatttaaaaagtgggtacaagttaaaagtttttttaaaaaaatgggtatataTTAAATGGGAGCGATCAAATAagacgccccgtgcaatttttacgatTTTAAGTCAGTAAATATGAAGAATCGAAGTATTTACTATTTTGTGATGGCAGTTGCAAATCTatcataaatatataattagtatCTTTAAAAATTGTTCTCATGGTTcgttttttatattctttttttttgttttgtttccgtAATTACAACAAAAGTTGAGTTAGTTTCACCTATCATCATTAAACTTTATGTACtattaggaaaatattttggatatgACTTTTGTCATATCAAATACACTCTAAGTGAAAATCTCATTATAGTGATTTAAACTTTTCCAATATAACAGTGCCAACTGAACTTTATCTAATATAATAGTAATTGAACTAAGATTTACCTagtataatttatattttataacaataaATTCTATCATCAAGGTAATtttattgttgtgtgagggcggTTGAGAACTTATTACAAAAATTGGACATCAGATTATAAGGTCATGAATTACCGAGGAGTAAAGCTGAAAAGCCCTGCTGGAGGCATCAATGGCTACGCTAACAGGTTGATGTGCCACGGCCTTCTGAAGTGATTTTTCATTTGCAGGCACATCTTCATATCCATCTATGCTAACAACCTTTGCATTCTTCTGTAACATTTCAATAAAAACGAGTTTAACTTTGTATATAATATTTATACAATCAGGTCATCTAAAATTATTACTTGGAGGCTT
This window encodes:
- the LOC107813475 gene encoding cysteine proteinase RD21A-like, which translates into the protein MAELLGFLNSGCSRRHKPDRTGEMITLSEQELVDCDRIYNDGCDGGLMDYAFEFIISNDGIDTDTHYPYKGIDYTCDLVRKNAKVVSIDGYEDVPANEKSLQKAVAHQPVSVAIDASSRAFQLYSSPPFSSSFSSFLFFFFLLLLEKGVDYWIVRNSWDTNWGEDGYIKMERNVKDTNSGKCGIAMEASYPIKNAKNKNTVGEEDNIGSVSSD